Within the Novosphingobium pentaromativorans US6-1 genome, the region CTCGAGGATGTCGTCATTGCCCAGAGCCGCGACAATTCGGGTGAGCAGCTCCACCATCTGGTGATGCGCCTCGAATCGTCGATTGCGGAATTTGCCGCCACCACCACGGCGGCGCGCACGGCGACCAATGACTACAATTCGGCGCTTGAGGCCCATGTCGGAGACCTGGGGGCGGCCGGCAGCGCGAACGAGGTGATCGTGCAGCTGGCTACGCTGGCCCGCGACATGATCTCGCGCACCCGCGACATCGAGCGCGAACTGAGCCGCTCCGAGCGCGAGACCCGCGCCCTGCAGAAGAATCTTGCCGATGCGCGGCGTGAAGCCGAGATGGATCACCTGACCGGCCTTCCCAACCGGCGCGCCTTCGAGGCGGTCCTCAAGCAGGAATTCGGCGACTCGCGCGAGGAGGGCGAAGCGCTCGCCGTGGCCTTTTGCGATATCGACAATTTCAAGCGGATCAACGACGTCCACGGGCACGAGGCGGGCGATCGCATCCTGCGCACCGTGGCGCAGTCGCTGGCCAAGATCTCCAACGACAAGTGTCATGTCGCGCGCCATGGCGGCGAGGAGTTCGTTGTCCTGCTGCGCGGCAAGACCGCACACGAGGCCATGGATATCCTCGACAATGCGCGTGAGAAGCTTGCAACCCGCAAGTTCGTCAACCGGGCGACGGATCTTCCGTTCGGGCGCATCAGCTTTTCTGCGGGCGTCGCCGATGCCCATTCCTACGAAACCTCCGGCGAGGCGCTGAGGGCTGCGGACGAGGCCCTGTTCCGGGCCAAGAGCGCGGGCCGCAATCGCGTCGTGGTCGCCAATTGCGCCGATGGCTCCGGCGGGGACGCCGATCCGGCCGAACACGAGTTCACCTAGCCTTGCACAGGTGGCCTGCGCAGTGCTTGACCGAGACCCTGCGCTGCGCTTGATCGAGACAATGCCCGGCCGGCGCGGGGCTTGAGCGGTTCCAGGCTCGGGTGCCGGACGGTTGTACCTCCTTGCGCCTTCCTCTACCTCCCGCCGGACCGATTCCGTGGAGAAGATGCCGTGTCCGTTTCACTCGATGACGCCTATGTGCAAACCTGCCTGCAGATCCTGCGGGCGCTGGCCGGGCAGCTCGAAAAGGCCGAAGACCATTGCAAGACAGCCGGCGTCTCGCCCGAGACGCTGACCGAGGCGCGGCTTGCGCCCGACATGTGGCCGTTCGCCAAGCAGGTCTTCGAGGCCGGGCACCATTCGGCGCGCGCGATCGAAGGCGTTCGCGCGGGCCTTTTCGGGCCCGAGCTCGATCCGGTGCCGAGCGACTTTCCGACTTTGCGCGAGCAGGTCGCCCAGTCGATCGCGACACTCGAGGGCGTGGCGCCGGGCGAACTCGACGCCATCGCCGATCGCGACATGCGCTTCGAGTTCAAGAGCCACCGCATGGATTTCACTGTCGCGGACTTCCTGCTCAGCTTCTCGCTGCCCAACTTCTTCTTCCATGCCACGACCGCCTATGACCTGCTGCGCAGCCAGGGCGTCGCCATCGGCAAGCGGGATTTCCTCGGACAGGCCCGCGGGAAGGCCTGAGCCGGCGCCCCGTTCGCCTTGACCCGAACGGGGATCTCGCCTAAGGGCGCGCATCCTTTGCGGCTTCGGGTCGCAGGGGAAGATTTAGAGCTGAACATTGTCGCTCGCGTGTTTTCGGTGCTTTTCCGGCGGTTTTGCCTCCGGATCGGTCCCATGACAGCTGGTCTTGCCCCGATTCGGGCAAGGGCGCTTTCGGAAACCCGGTGGCAAAGTAATCCGGCGGTTCGTGCCGGGTGGAGTGTTTTTCGGCTCACGATTGCGGCCAGGGTCCTGGTTCGTCGGCGTCGCCAT harbors:
- a CDS encoding GGDEF domain-containing protein — its product is MTANEDSQARGGLRRWFGLGKTRGADGEADEQASPAGEAAPQPADPRERRRQLTLDEITGFLLTHRLPVSVATLEIAHDIVTGANPIVGRLVAERIASREPVTLAWLEDVVIAQSRDNSGEQLHHLVMRLESSIAEFAATTTAARTATNDYNSALEAHVGDLGAAGSANEVIVQLATLARDMISRTRDIERELSRSERETRALQKNLADARREAEMDHLTGLPNRRAFEAVLKQEFGDSREEGEALAVAFCDIDNFKRINDVHGHEAGDRILRTVAQSLAKISNDKCHVARHGGEEFVVLLRGKTAHEAMDILDNAREKLATRKFVNRATDLPFGRISFSAGVADAHSYETSGEALRAADEALFRAKSAGRNRVVVANCADGSGGDADPAEHEFT
- a CDS encoding DUF1993 domain-containing protein; the encoded protein is MSVSLDDAYVQTCLQILRALAGQLEKAEDHCKTAGVSPETLTEARLAPDMWPFAKQVFEAGHHSARAIEGVRAGLFGPELDPVPSDFPTLREQVAQSIATLEGVAPGELDAIADRDMRFEFKSHRMDFTVADFLLSFSLPNFFFHATTAYDLLRSQGVAIGKRDFLGQARGKA